A genomic window from Pseudogulbenkiania sp. MAI-1 includes:
- the crcB gene encoding fluoride efflux transporter CrcB, with translation MTQILAICAGASSGALLRWVLGLRLNALFLPLPLGTLCANLLGGYLIGFIVALLAQHATLPPEWRLFLVTGFLGGLTTFSTFSAEVVDMLQQGRFGWAVATILVHVAGSLLMTLLGLCTWQWLRSVV, from the coding sequence ATGACACAAATTCTCGCCATCTGTGCCGGCGCCTCCAGTGGAGCGTTGCTGCGCTGGGTGCTGGGCCTGCGCCTGAACGCGCTGTTCCTGCCGCTGCCACTCGGCACCCTGTGCGCCAATCTGCTGGGCGGCTACCTGATCGGCTTCATCGTCGCCCTGCTGGCGCAGCATGCGACCCTGCCGCCGGAGTGGCGGTTGTTCCTGGTGACCGGCTTCCTGGGAGGCCTGACCACCTTCTCGACGTTCTCGGCCGAGGTGGTGGACATGCTGCAGCAAGGGCGTTTCGGCTGGGCGGTGGCGACCATCCTGGTGCACGTGGCGGGGTCCTTGCTGATGACCCTGCTCGGCCTCTGCACCTGGCAGTGGCTGCGCTCAGTCGTCTGA
- a CDS encoding triacylglycerol lipase: MAPSCGKSLLCLLLALVLTACGPMEGRPDLARLYRIGTGAGDATPVILIPGLFGSKLRDAETGQEVWPGSWSDVLLSDYRALALRFDPVTLRTLPDRLEAFDLAETVLGRDFYGPIIDTLQRYGGYRRAVPGVPARAGERRYYLFPYDWRRDNVEQAQGLDRLIEAIRRDYRNPALRVDIVAHSMGGLIARYYLRYGPVDVLTGRSEQVTQYGTPRVRKLVLLGTPNLGSASSLHAFLTGEPVGLGRVPPEVLATMPSGYQLFPHPLLTWLIDSNGHALHNDLFDVATWRRYGWSVFDPALRERMAAEPGGAARLKALQRFFAYRLERARRFLWSLSTPEPETPIRYVLFGGDCTLTPARLMLESENGQPVARLAPGDIERRMPGVPYEALMLEPGDGRVTKPSFLARESLDPTERPSEDTAIPIAYWFFLCERHDRLTGNINFQDNLLSVLLTRSLPWEMSGPAR, translated from the coding sequence ATGGCCCCATCTTGCGGCAAGAGCCTGCTGTGTCTGCTGCTCGCCCTGGTGCTGACCGCCTGTGGCCCGATGGAAGGACGACCCGACCTCGCCCGGCTGTACCGCATCGGCACCGGGGCAGGGGATGCCACCCCCGTCATCCTGATACCCGGCCTGTTCGGCTCCAAACTGAGGGACGCAGAGACCGGGCAGGAGGTGTGGCCGGGGTCCTGGAGCGACGTGCTGCTGAGCGACTACCGAGCGTTGGCCCTGCGCTTCGATCCCGTCACCCTGCGCACCCTGCCTGACCGGCTGGAAGCGTTCGACCTCGCCGAAACCGTGCTCGGCCGGGATTTCTACGGCCCCATCATCGACACGCTGCAGCGCTACGGCGGTTATCGCCGTGCCGTGCCAGGCGTGCCGGCGCGGGCAGGGGAGCGGCGCTACTATCTGTTCCCCTACGACTGGCGCCGCGACAACGTCGAGCAGGCGCAGGGGCTCGACCGGCTGATCGAAGCCATCCGGCGCGACTACCGCAACCCGGCTCTGCGCGTCGACATCGTGGCGCACAGCATGGGCGGGCTGATTGCCCGCTATTACCTGCGCTACGGCCCCGTCGACGTGCTCACCGGTCGCAGCGAGCAGGTGACCCAGTACGGCACCCCGCGGGTGCGCAAACTGGTGCTGCTGGGCACGCCCAACCTCGGCTCGGCCTCGTCGCTGCACGCCTTTCTTACCGGCGAGCCGGTCGGTCTGGGACGGGTTCCGCCCGAGGTGCTGGCCACCATGCCCAGCGGCTACCAACTGTTTCCCCATCCCCTGCTGACATGGCTGATCGACTCGAACGGCCATGCTCTGCACAACGACCTGTTCGACGTCGCCACCTGGCGCCGCTACGGCTGGTCGGTGTTCGATCCGGCGTTGCGGGAACGCATGGCGGCCGAGCCGGGTGGAGCGGCACGGCTGAAAGCGTTGCAGCGCTTTTTCGCCTACCGGCTGGAGCGGGCGCGCCGCTTTCTCTGGTCGCTCTCGACCCCGGAGCCGGAAACCCCGATCCGCTACGTGCTGTTCGGCGGCGACTGCACGCTGACGCCGGCACGCCTGATGCTGGAGAGCGAGAACGGGCAGCCGGTAGCACGCCTGGCGCCGGGCGATATCGAGCGGCGCATGCCTGGCGTGCCATACGAGGCACTGATGCTGGAGCCCGGCGACGGCAGGGTGACCAAGCCCTCCTTCCTGGCTCGCGAATCGCTCGATCCCACCGAACGCCCCAGCGAGGATACCGCCATCCCCATCGCCTACTGGTTCTTCCTGTGCGAGCGGCACGACCGGCTCACCGGCAACATCAACTTCCAGGACAACCTGCTGAGTGTGCTGCTGACGCGCAGCCTGCCGTGGGAAATGTCCGGCCCGGCGCGTTGA
- a CDS encoding phage protease, whose protein sequence is MQKPRHIRLSDGSAHRHIRVLAGEALLPDDGTRQSWVTITRTGSFTDPRYGRFEITRDMLLGMIKNFDARTLGVDVFLDVAHEPDKGAAATVKKLAIEGNKLRALVEWTDYGVEAVQKRGFKYLSADYHENFRDNEQGNLHGPLLQGAGLTTRPVIKHLDPVQLSCDAGGDTTVVIHPELARILLSEAKETMNKVLKALLDKLAAKNLSQVALDTVKQLGETQLKDVADEAEAQRICGLLEQAAVQLSEQLANLPAGHAAPVIQLSVGSSLSQDAINAAVTKVLADQATSARQLAETTDARRKLLSDTIGAAEGLDEGLKKELSEGVNSVITADWSEDQVRALAQSQINVGNQIVAARQLSVIGYNPAGTPHIVVPNEGTKKLSELYREHLSRTSTAGELHLDPKTPLHPFCALVLSEFDRIHGYQLDAELKVLAQGATDMGSTSLPVGVQREVIREALSDLNVLALVQTLTDFGAQATTQIPYEVRDTSQVMNDGIVYEGQPIPFAGVTQAMDLAYITPMKLALSITNEVMHFTRASAINWDALARNIESNARVLRELVHRRICNELQRAADSYLALPVANESFTAQLTGAKHTIKTTGFPIVRPFQARDLQGNAVGTAENPITVTLNSTVISQWDGSGKQPAGTYWRVLSYNLGTIQFVTQAGEPVTPANAGTNTISYGMATNVVKFDLDIQGGVTNEVWLNGLVQKIGSRKAMMSSQRYVKPNFMLMSESLNDTITNAEQFVAQGKRDGSDTDSQGDLASIKGVPSFGTNAPGVDLGDERILMGQRSVGAYTVAKPFITGEPIELTNNGQPIGKKVAYGEEYNAITVPKPVRNRFTSVVAYSATARAAI, encoded by the coding sequence ATGCAGAAACCCCGACACATCCGACTTTCCGACGGCTCCGCACACCGGCACATCCGGGTGCTGGCCGGTGAGGCCCTACTTCCCGACGATGGCACCCGGCAGAGCTGGGTCACGATAACGCGCACCGGCTCGTTCACCGATCCGCGCTACGGACGGTTCGAGATCACCCGCGACATGCTGCTGGGCATGATCAAGAACTTCGATGCCCGCACGCTGGGCGTGGACGTCTTTCTGGACGTCGCCCACGAGCCGGACAAGGGCGCCGCGGCCACGGTCAAGAAGCTGGCCATCGAGGGCAACAAGCTGCGCGCGCTGGTGGAGTGGACCGACTACGGCGTCGAGGCCGTGCAGAAGCGCGGCTTCAAGTATCTCTCCGCCGACTACCACGAGAATTTCAGAGACAACGAGCAGGGCAACCTCCACGGCCCGCTGCTCCAAGGTGCCGGCCTGACCACCCGTCCGGTCATCAAGCACCTCGACCCCGTTCAGCTGTCGTGCGACGCCGGCGGCGACACCACTGTAGTCATTCACCCCGAACTTGCACGAATCCTTCTCTCCGAGGCGAAAGAAACCATGAATAAAGTGCTGAAAGCGCTGCTGGACAAACTGGCGGCCAAGAATCTGTCCCAAGTAGCCCTGGACACCGTGAAGCAACTGGGCGAGACCCAGCTGAAAGACGTTGCCGACGAGGCCGAAGCCCAGCGCATTTGCGGGCTGCTGGAACAGGCCGCCGTGCAGCTGTCCGAGCAGCTGGCCAATCTGCCGGCCGGCCATGCGGCCCCGGTGATCCAGCTGTCTGTCGGTTCCTCGCTGAGCCAGGACGCCATCAACGCCGCCGTGACCAAGGTGCTGGCCGATCAAGCCACCAGCGCGCGTCAGCTGGCCGAGACCACCGACGCCCGCCGCAAGCTGCTGTCCGATACCATCGGCGCCGCCGAAGGCCTGGACGAAGGCCTGAAAAAGGAACTGTCCGAGGGCGTGAACAGCGTCATCACCGCTGACTGGTCCGAAGACCAGGTGCGCGCACTGGCACAGAGCCAGATCAACGTCGGCAATCAGATCGTGGCCGCGCGTCAGCTGTCGGTGATCGGTTACAACCCGGCCGGCACCCCGCACATCGTCGTGCCGAATGAGGGCACCAAGAAGCTGTCCGAGCTGTACCGCGAGCACCTGAGCCGCACCTCCACGGCCGGTGAATTACACCTGGACCCCAAAACCCCGCTGCACCCGTTCTGCGCCCTGGTGCTGTCCGAGTTCGATCGCATCCATGGTTACCAACTGGACGCCGAGCTGAAGGTGCTGGCGCAGGGCGCCACCGACATGGGCAGCACCAGCCTGCCGGTGGGCGTGCAGCGCGAAGTGATCCGCGAGGCCCTATCCGACCTCAACGTGCTGGCCCTGGTGCAGACGCTGACCGACTTCGGCGCTCAGGCCACCACCCAGATCCCGTATGAGGTGCGCGATACCAGCCAGGTGATGAACGACGGCATCGTCTACGAGGGGCAGCCGATTCCGTTCGCCGGCGTGACCCAGGCGATGGACCTGGCTTACATCACGCCGATGAAGCTGGCGCTGTCGATCACCAACGAGGTGATGCACTTCACCCGTGCCTCGGCGATCAACTGGGATGCCCTGGCGCGCAACATCGAGAGCAACGCCCGCGTACTGCGCGAGCTGGTGCACCGCCGTATCTGCAACGAACTGCAGCGCGCGGCCGACAGCTATCTGGCCTTGCCGGTGGCGAACGAGTCGTTCACCGCCCAGCTGACCGGCGCCAAGCACACCATCAAGACCACCGGTTTCCCGATCGTTCGTCCGTTCCAGGCGCGCGACCTGCAGGGCAATGCCGTGGGCACGGCCGAGAACCCGATCACCGTCACGCTCAACAGCACGGTGATCAGCCAATGGGACGGCAGCGGCAAGCAGCCCGCCGGCACTTACTGGCGCGTGCTGTCGTACAACCTGGGCACGATCCAGTTCGTCACCCAGGCGGGCGAGCCGGTCACTCCGGCCAACGCCGGCACCAACACCATCAGCTATGGCATGGCCACCAACGTGGTGAAGTTTGATCTGGACATCCAGGGAGGCGTCACCAACGAAGTCTGGTTGAACGGCCTGGTGCAGAAGATCGGCAGCCGCAAGGCGATGATGAGCAGCCAGCGCTACGTGAAGCCGAACTTCATGCTGATGTCGGAATCGCTGAACGACACCATCACCAATGCCGAGCAGTTCGTCGCCCAAGGCAAGCGCGATGGCAGCGACACCGACAGTCAGGGCGATCTGGCCTCGATCAAGGGCGTCCCGAGCTTTGGGACCAACGCCCCGGGCGTGGATTTGGGCGACGAACGCATCCTGATGGGCCAGCGTAGCGTCGGCGCGTATACCGTGGCCAAGCCGTTTATCACCGGCGAGCCGATCGAGCTGACCAACAACGGCCAGCCCATCGGCAAGAAGGTGGCCTATGGCGAGGAGTACAACGCCATCACCGTGCCGAAGCCGGTGCGCAACCGCTTCACCAGTGTGGTGGCGTACAGCGCCACCGCCCGCGCCGCCATCTAA
- a CDS encoding N-acetylmuramoyl-L-alanine amidase encodes MPRTITGVVIHCAATPNGKPFTRADIDAMHRQRGFHRQPAAITRYKTALGHELPSIGYHYVIETDGSLKPGRHPEEIGAHVQGSNSLTLGVCLIGTDRFTLDQWATLRNLVSNLKQQHPTASVLGHRDYSPDKDGDGVVERNEWLKICPGFNVKTWLAGGMRPLADHLQEAACNATA; translated from the coding sequence ATGCCCCGAACCATTACCGGCGTCGTGATCCACTGCGCCGCCACGCCGAACGGCAAGCCGTTCACCCGTGCCGACATCGATGCCATGCACCGCCAGCGCGGCTTCCACCGCCAGCCGGCGGCCATCACCCGTTACAAGACGGCGCTCGGCCATGAGCTGCCCAGCATCGGCTACCACTACGTGATCGAGACCGACGGCTCGCTGAAGCCCGGCCGCCACCCCGAGGAGATCGGCGCCCACGTGCAGGGCAGCAACTCCCTCACGCTGGGCGTGTGCCTGATCGGCACCGATCGCTTCACCCTGGATCAGTGGGCCACGCTGCGCAATCTGGTCTCCAACCTGAAACAGCAGCACCCGACGGCCAGCGTGCTGGGTCACCGCGACTACAGCCCGGACAAAGACGGCGACGGCGTGGTGGAACGCAACGAGTGGCTGAAGATCTGCCCGGGCTTCAACGTGAAAACCTGGCTGGCCGGCGGTATGCGGCCCTTGGCTGACCATCTGCAGGAGGCCGCATGCAACGCGACCGCCTGA
- a CDS encoding DUF2635 domain-containing protein — translation MNEELIKPAPGLSVRLEDGSGFLPAAGKLLPLTSYWRRRIGDGDAELGTDQERDAAIAQRLADTEAPAPAGATKKAKE, via the coding sequence ATGAATGAAGAACTGATCAAGCCCGCGCCCGGGCTGAGTGTGCGGCTGGAGGACGGCAGCGGTTTCCTGCCGGCCGCCGGCAAGCTGCTGCCGCTCACCAGCTACTGGCGCCGTCGCATCGGTGACGGCGACGCGGAACTGGGCACCGACCAGGAGCGAGACGCCGCCATCGCCCAGCGCCTGGCGGACACCGAAGCGCCGGCTCCGGCCGGTGCCACCAAAAAGGCAAAGGAGTAA
- a CDS encoding phage tail sheath subtilisin-like domain-containing protein translates to MPDNITFMTIPVGSRTGGVFLEIDHTKAVNGLPQMERKLLMIGQRLPGGSVPTNTLVRILNAGQAAGQFGQGSMLHRMAIATDAVIKRYGLVDVWAVVLDDLESGTAAAGTVTLTGTVTKAGVLTLYIGGERVRVAASLNDTNAQLATKLADAINASPDLPVTAAAVAGVLTVTCRHKGEAGNGMELATSYYDEDVLPEGITTVCVNLANGAGNPDVGSALAAIADDWYYTIVSPYTDAANLAVLEAEMDGRWGGMDMRTGHIFNAKDGTHAQLTTWGAGRNSPHGSTWGLKGCPTWAPVRAAAFAAVCEFNGAIDPALPLRNLDVPGVLAPRLKDRFGRNERELLLRDGISSTFVDSGGKVILERVITNYQKNPIGIDDESLLRLETKWSVDYFRYANRVRIALRFPRHKLASDGTRVAPCSKTVRPSDIQAELIALAYELEGELIEDVEGYKKNLKVVRSAADVDAVNAVLPPDMVNQFITFAGAVQYRL, encoded by the coding sequence ATGCCGGATAACATCACTTTCATGACGATTCCGGTCGGCAGCCGTACAGGCGGCGTGTTTCTGGAGATCGATCACACCAAAGCGGTCAACGGCCTGCCACAGATGGAGCGCAAGCTGCTGATGATCGGCCAGCGCCTGCCAGGCGGCAGCGTGCCGACCAATACGCTGGTGCGGATTCTCAATGCGGGGCAGGCTGCCGGCCAGTTTGGCCAGGGCTCCATGCTCCATCGCATGGCCATTGCGACCGATGCCGTCATCAAGCGGTACGGTCTGGTCGACGTGTGGGCTGTCGTCCTGGACGATCTGGAGTCCGGTACGGCAGCGGCCGGCACGGTGACGCTGACCGGCACCGTGACCAAGGCGGGCGTCCTCACGCTGTACATTGGCGGCGAGCGCGTGCGCGTGGCGGCCAGCCTCAACGATACCAACGCCCAGTTGGCCACCAAGCTTGCCGACGCCATCAACGCCAGCCCGGATCTGCCCGTCACGGCGGCCGCCGTCGCCGGCGTGCTCACCGTTACCTGCCGGCACAAGGGGGAGGCAGGTAACGGGATGGAACTAGCCACCAGCTACTACGACGAGGACGTGCTGCCGGAGGGGATCACCACCGTGTGCGTCAACCTGGCCAACGGCGCCGGCAATCCGGACGTGGGCAGCGCGTTGGCGGCCATTGCCGACGACTGGTACTACACCATCGTCAGTCCCTACACCGACGCGGCCAACCTGGCCGTGCTCGAGGCCGAGATGGACGGCCGCTGGGGCGGTATGGACATGCGTACCGGCCACATTTTCAATGCCAAGGACGGCACGCATGCCCAGCTCACCACCTGGGGCGCCGGCCGAAACAGCCCGCACGGCAGTACCTGGGGGCTCAAGGGCTGCCCGACGTGGGCGCCGGTCCGCGCCGCCGCCTTTGCTGCCGTATGCGAGTTCAATGGCGCGATCGATCCCGCCCTACCTCTACGCAACCTGGACGTGCCGGGGGTATTGGCGCCTCGACTGAAAGACCGGTTCGGCCGCAATGAGCGTGAGCTGCTGCTGCGTGACGGCATCAGCAGTACGTTTGTGGACTCGGGCGGCAAGGTGATCCTTGAGCGCGTGATCACCAACTATCAGAAAAACCCCATCGGGATCGATGACGAGAGCCTGCTGCGTCTGGAAACCAAGTGGTCTGTCGACTACTTCCGCTACGCCAACCGTGTGCGGATCGCCCTGCGCTTTCCCCGGCACAAGCTGGCGAGCGACGGCACCAGGGTGGCCCCCTGCTCGAAAACCGTCAGGCCGTCTGACATTCAGGCCGAGCTGATCGCCCTGGCCTACGAACTGGAAGGGGAACTGATCGAGGACGTCGAGGGGTACAAGAAAAACCTCAAGGTCGTTCGCAGTGCCGCCGACGTCGATGCCGTCAATGCGGTTCTTCCTCCCGACATGGTCAACCAGTTCATCACGTTCGCTGGCGCGGTCCAGTACAGACTTTGA
- a CDS encoding phage tail tube protein produces MAKLTGIVYVNLNGSRLRSKPGASLKVGGAIRKAETDVNGFAGHSTEEIKPAEVKCTLLHADDTDLVALQQIEGATLVFETDSGQRYLVRDAGTEGEVEMKGKEVDITFTGAPAERV; encoded by the coding sequence ATGGCAAAACTGACCGGCATTGTGTATGTGAACCTGAACGGGTCGCGGCTGCGCTCCAAGCCCGGTGCCAGCCTCAAGGTGGGCGGCGCCATCAGGAAGGCCGAAACCGATGTGAACGGCTTCGCGGGCCACAGCACGGAAGAGATCAAGCCGGCCGAGGTGAAGTGCACGCTGCTGCATGCCGACGACACCGACCTGGTCGCCCTGCAGCAGATCGAGGGCGCCACGTTGGTGTTCGAGACTGACAGCGGACAGCGTTACCTGGTGCGCGACGCCGGCACCGAGGGCGAGGTGGAAATGAAGGGGAAGGAAGTGGACATCACCTTCACCGGAGCACCGGCCGAGCGGGTGTAA
- a CDS encoding phage tail assembly protein gives MSELKTVTVVLTHGVPLKNSSAKTVVLREPLLEDMIEAESDAAAAFSPLAFRRALVARQIVSLDGDALPVTPGMLNKLRPSDWNKLVAGLNEAEQLGEASAAAENDSSTASS, from the coding sequence ATGTCTGAACTCAAAACCGTGACGGTGGTGCTCACCCACGGCGTCCCCCTCAAGAACTCCTCGGCCAAGACCGTGGTTCTGCGCGAGCCGCTGCTCGAGGACATGATCGAAGCCGAGAGCGATGCCGCCGCCGCGTTTTCCCCGCTGGCCTTCCGCCGTGCCCTGGTGGCGCGCCAGATCGTCTCGCTGGACGGCGACGCCCTGCCGGTCACCCCGGGCATGCTGAACAAGCTGCGCCCCTCCGACTGGAACAAGCTGGTGGCCGGCTTGAACGAGGCCGAACAGCTGGGGGAAGCGTCTGCCGCCGCCGAGAACGATTCCTCGACGGCATCCTCCTGA
- a CDS encoding phage tail tape measure protein, with protein MSNDLSLSVRIYADAARYAAGLATGVRETSKFAASVKRELESVKGFMGGLHGQLTTLAGGITALKVAADSANLDKSLTGIRLTAEATREEANALRQDMFRMAKDSGRSVEDLKEGFNNLVQAGQSWKAAREEIDATNVAMAVTNAKADKLTGALGVASESFHFDLAQPGKALQLLDKMTVAGRKGNAELENLSDIFARVGPSASSAGMGFDKTLAFIEGLSMMERQPERLATLADSTLRLFNNLNYMKDAAKATGVKFFNGDGSRRDALAVIADIKKQYDQITTDKGRATFLQKAFGKADLDTIKGMKILLSGNTLDKINQFSGEIGGAGGTLKRDMGSAIDNAVDQTGRLKAALREAADNFAQPINDTLAQVIKWGMDSKDNGGLALNGKDMVGGALALTAGTALAARYGSKLVSSLAGKAGSTAVGVATGKALEQAAGVTPVFVVNMPNGGPGGGGAIDAAAGAGAAGIAGKVASKWKVGTAMAGGLPLKDFLKLGVAAVSTAAAATTASAAAGYGVGTLAYKGMEGTKAGDFLVDKVGGGIARVLAMFGNEDARRAVEMTEKLKNTDLGGTLTIKLDTSGVAGVVSAEVQAKPNDSRLKYNVGKTMQGAN; from the coding sequence ATGAGTAACGACCTGTCCCTGTCCGTTCGTATCTACGCCGATGCCGCCCGCTATGCGGCAGGCCTGGCTACGGGCGTGCGGGAGACCAGCAAGTTTGCGGCGAGTGTGAAGCGCGAGCTGGAGTCGGTGAAGGGCTTCATGGGCGGGCTGCATGGACAGCTCACCACGCTGGCCGGCGGCATCACGGCCCTCAAGGTGGCGGCTGACTCGGCCAACCTGGACAAATCGCTGACCGGCATCCGCCTGACGGCCGAGGCCACCCGCGAGGAGGCCAATGCGCTGCGCCAGGACATGTTCCGCATGGCCAAGGATTCCGGCCGCAGCGTGGAGGACCTGAAGGAAGGCTTCAACAACCTGGTGCAGGCCGGGCAGAGCTGGAAGGCCGCCCGGGAAGAGATCGATGCCACCAACGTGGCCATGGCCGTGACCAATGCCAAGGCCGACAAGCTGACCGGCGCGCTGGGCGTGGCCTCCGAGTCCTTCCACTTCGACCTGGCACAGCCCGGGAAGGCGCTGCAGCTGCTCGACAAGATGACGGTGGCCGGCCGTAAGGGTAATGCCGAGCTGGAAAACCTGTCGGACATCTTTGCCCGTGTGGGGCCCAGTGCCAGCAGTGCCGGCATGGGCTTCGACAAGACGCTGGCGTTCATCGAAGGCCTGTCGATGATGGAGCGTCAGCCGGAGCGCCTGGCAACGCTGGCCGATTCCACGCTGCGCCTGTTTAACAACCTGAACTACATGAAGGATGCCGCCAAGGCGACGGGCGTGAAGTTCTTCAACGGCGACGGCAGTCGGCGCGATGCGCTGGCCGTCATCGCCGACATCAAGAAGCAGTACGACCAGATCACCACCGACAAGGGCCGTGCCACCTTCCTGCAGAAGGCCTTCGGCAAGGCCGACCTCGACACGATCAAGGGCATGAAGATCCTGCTGTCGGGCAACACCCTCGACAAAATCAACCAGTTCAGCGGCGAGATCGGCGGCGCCGGCGGCACGCTCAAGCGCGACATGGGCAGTGCGATCGACAACGCCGTCGACCAGACCGGCCGGCTGAAGGCCGCGCTGCGTGAGGCGGCCGACAACTTCGCCCAGCCGATCAACGACACCTTGGCCCAAGTGATCAAGTGGGGCATGGACAGCAAGGACAACGGCGGCCTGGCGCTGAACGGCAAGGACATGGTCGGCGGCGCGCTGGCGCTGACTGCCGGCACGGCGCTGGCGGCACGCTACGGCAGCAAGCTGGTGAGCTCGCTGGCCGGCAAGGCTGGCAGTACCGCCGTCGGTGTAGCCACCGGCAAGGCACTGGAGCAGGCCGCCGGCGTCACGCCGGTGTTCGTGGTGAACATGCCCAACGGTGGTCCCGGTGGTGGTGGAGCGATCGACGCCGCGGCCGGCGCCGGCGCTGCTGGAATCGCCGGCAAGGTGGCCAGCAAGTGGAAGGTTGGCACGGCTATGGCTGGCGGCTTGCCCCTGAAGGATTTTCTCAAGCTGGGCGTGGCGGCCGTCAGCACGGCCGCTGCTGCCACTACCGCCTCCGCTGCCGCCGGCTACGGTGTCGGCACTCTCGCCTACAAGGGCATGGAGGGCACCAAGGCCGGGGATTTCCTGGTCGACAAGGTCGGCGGCGGCATCGCCCGGGTGCTGGCGATGTTCGGTAATGAAGACGCGCGGCGCGCGGTGGAAATGACCGAGAAGCTGAAGAACACCGACCTGGGCGGCACGCTGACGATCAAGCTGGATACCTCAGGCGTCGCCGGCGTTGTCTCGGCCGAGGTACAGGCCAAGCCCAACGATTCCCGCCTGAAATACAACGTGGGCAAAACCATGCAGGGGGCGAACTGA
- a CDS encoding DNA circularization protein, producing MAETPLRQASYKGVAFRVAETDMEVGRRTVLHEYPYRDIPYGEDMGRAARGFTVSALFIGETAREDSDALIDVLEVGGAGTLVHPWRGQQYVQLERPARVRYPRAVGGRIVIEMDLRESGENTEPAARADTDAQLEAAADDAQAAADDDFALSWLEDIADYAEEAAQLVEDTMSTLESYLAPLDRAEAALDRVLNAVQRIIDAPLVLVGRLQTRIQNLVGKLDTPFSGTTAWRKLLRGKGLNPWQPVAVQGSRPAWTESNPSRKTSELPAMPPSLAAWTRRTLVIEAARTLPTATFTTKADVQTARAQILAALDVELKAAPDALYPALQTLRVTVGATLQARLPGTAEVDTVTTAATLPALVVAYQVTGTIEVEADLVARNGVRHPGFVPAGDVEVLRG from the coding sequence ATGGCTGAGACCCCGCTGCGCCAGGCCTCCTACAAGGGCGTTGCCTTCCGCGTCGCCGAAACCGACATGGAGGTCGGACGCCGCACCGTCCTCCATGAATACCCGTATCGGGACATCCCCTACGGCGAGGACATGGGCCGGGCCGCGCGCGGCTTCACCGTGTCGGCCCTGTTCATCGGCGAGACCGCCCGCGAAGACTCCGACGCGCTGATCGACGTGCTCGAGGTCGGCGGCGCCGGCACGCTGGTCCACCCCTGGCGCGGCCAGCAGTACGTGCAGCTCGAGCGCCCGGCCCGGGTGCGTTACCCCCGGGCTGTCGGCGGGCGCATCGTCATCGAGATGGATCTGCGCGAGTCCGGCGAGAACACCGAGCCGGCAGCACGTGCCGACACTGACGCCCAGCTCGAGGCAGCGGCCGACGACGCCCAGGCCGCGGCCGATGATGATTTCGCGCTGAGCTGGCTGGAGGACATTGCCGACTATGCCGAGGAAGCCGCCCAGTTGGTGGAGGACACCATGTCCACGCTGGAGAGCTACCTGGCGCCGCTGGACCGCGCCGAGGCTGCGCTCGATCGCGTGCTGAACGCCGTGCAACGCATCATCGACGCCCCGCTGGTGCTGGTGGGGCGGTTGCAGACACGGATTCAGAACCTGGTCGGCAAGCTGGACACCCCATTCTCCGGCACCACCGCCTGGCGCAAGCTGCTGCGCGGCAAGGGGCTGAACCCGTGGCAGCCGGTGGCGGTGCAAGGTTCGCGGCCGGCGTGGACCGAATCCAACCCGTCCCGGAAAACCAGCGAGCTGCCGGCGATGCCGCCGAGCCTCGCCGCCTGGACGCGCCGCACCCTGGTGATCGAGGCGGCGCGCACCTTGCCGACGGCGACGTTCACGACCAAGGCGGACGTGCAGACGGCTCGCGCCCAGATCCTCGCCGCCCTCGACGTGGAGCTGAAGGCCGCGCCGGACGCGCTCTACCCCGCCCTGCAGACGCTGCGCGTGACCGTTGGCGCAACGCTGCAGGCACGCCTTCCCGGCACCGCCGAGGTGGATACCGTGACCACGGCCGCCACGCTGCCGGCGCTGGTGGTGGCGTACCAGGTGACGGGTACCATCGAGGTGGAGGCCGACCTCGTGGCGCGAAACGGCGTGCGCCACCCCGGCTTCGTGCCGGCCGGCGACGTGGAGGTGCTACGTGGCTGA